One Narcine bancroftii isolate sNarBan1 chromosome 3, sNarBan1.hap1, whole genome shotgun sequence DNA window includes the following coding sequences:
- the LOC138756568 gene encoding caspase-14-like → MDGTAMDNVSAAVPTHAADGLSSPGARPVPSSQTDRYDMAGVRKACIVCVHKDREGSEEDLQNLKRLLHSLAFQVTEFIDPAGRNIVYLLKNYRDSIEAGTCCSLVFIMAHGKVGEIKGADNQSVDLEDIFDLFNNKNCTNLQLKPKVFVVQACRGEKRDYGVERLSGFRSMPEPEKVSTVSDTFIVYPSLKGYVAYRGKCIGSYMIRFIVDVLEESGEDEHLYDLFVKVNRKMVQGGYGNEKFKTTMVMESTLTKSLYLKPSSS, encoded by the exons ATGGATGGGACAG CCATGGACAATGTCTCTGCTGCCGTCCCCACTCATGCGGCCGACGGATTGTCCTCGCCAGGAGCCAGGCCTGTGCCCTCGTCGcag ACCGACAGATATGACATGGCCGGCGTGAGGAAAGCCTGCATCGTCTGTGTCCACAAAGACAGGGAAGGCTCTGAGGAGGACCTGCAAAATCTCAAGAGGCTTCTTCATAGCTTGGCATTCCAAGTGACCGAGTTCATCGATCCGGCTGGCAGG AATATTGTCTATTTGCTGAAGAATTATCGGGACAGTATTGAGGCTGGAACCTGCTGTTCGCTTGTCTTCATCATGGCACACGGAAAAGTGGGAGAGATAAAGGGAGCTGACAACCAAAGTGTCGATCTGGAGGATATCTTCGATTTGTTCAACAACAAGAATTGTACGAACCTGCAACTGAAACCCAAAGTCTTTGTCGTCCAAGCCTGCCGGGGTG AGAAGCGTGACTATGGCGTTGAACGTTTGTCTGGATTCCGTTCCATGCCTGAACCTGAGAAAGTTTCGACTGTTTCAGACACCTTCATCGTGTACCCTTCGCTAAAAG GTTATGTGGCTTATCGAGGCAAATGCATTGGGTCTTACATGATCAGGTTCATAGTGGACGTGCTTGAAGAGTCTGGAGAAGATGAGCATCTGTACGACCTATTTGTCAAG GTGAACCGCAAGATGGTACAAGGAGGATATGGGAATGAGAAGTTCAAGACAACCATGGTGATGGAGTCCACCTTGACCAAATCCCTCTACCTCAAACCTTCCAGCTCATAA